GAGTAAATATGGGATTACCCACAATGAGCAAGGTACACGCCTTGCATCTCTTAGCTGAAAGTCCACAAAACATGTCATTTTCAGAACAATACCGAGAAAGTCATGATTATAACCCtttgatgcttaagttaggTAGATTATAAGAGCAAAGTGTATAAAGGTCGTAAAGTGCTAGGATAACAAAAGTTATACCCTGCTGTACCGAAGAcaactatttataaatttttcctGAGTATACAATTCCGCATAAATCACATGTactaaaataatcaaataatcaaaattggtccatacaaaataagattttggATACTCCAAAACCGGATTATAGAGACCCTAAATAGGTCCAACATTTATCTAAAATCATTAATGTGCTAGAATAGGTCTGGATCCGACATTCGTAAGATAAACCCCAATTtcgagagagagaaaaaaaatcaataatgatTATCCTTAAGCTGTCGACGAGCATTGttctttaatcataattaagtaAGTTATCCTTGGCAAGCTATGTGTGATGTCGCGGCAGCTGGTGGTTGCGGGAGAATAATTTGTTCCAAAAGGTTGGGCTACCTAATTACACCTCTCCAACACAAACAAtccatatcatttttattgtatGATTAAAGGATACACTACATCAGCTTTTTTTAATCAGatctaattacataaatgttCATTATTTTTCGTAGAATTGctggtaaatattttaaaattgtagttgtaattataagtgcACTCCCTATTCAGTGATATATAAAACTCATGATGTCTacctgtaattttacaaaaaatacgAAACACTTGATTAAAAAGCAGCTTTCTAACTTTTTGCCTATAGTATGcaattcattatatttaaatttaaaaattaattcagtATATCAGTATTCAGATTAATGAATGATCAGGTCAAAAAACAGTAAACtgttatagaaaaaaaaaatagacatacacttatatttataaaatccaaactcacaattttttaatcataacatctcaactttacgaaCTGACGAATAACAGGTCATTTAGCTTGAGacaataaaaatatggaaTCATTCGACTCAGCATATATGGCAGAAAAGGTGTGCCGCTTGATTCCCGCAATGCAAAGTAGAAGTATAAGCATTTTTAAtgtctcaaaattatttgaatggTATTGGATGCGTATCTGACACACGTAACAATTAAGAGCTCCATCTCTAAGTCTAATGATGTAGCTGTCGAACTAGCTATAAATACTTGTAATTGGGCACAATTCCtgtgcaaaatataaaaaagacaatattatattttcagttttgtaattataaatggtTAGTATTTTGGACttataacttattttatttatacatttagtgTTCTATTTTTGATGAGTTTAATTCTGTACATCAcgcatttgttttttttttttttttgataaatttaataatgtgTTAGGGATTTTTCTGCTAACGATCtataattacaggactaaaaatgagaatgatttatgaatattcaaatttccatttttatatgttgaatactatttattcaataaatttgattggtTAATATGAGTTGATTTTCCATTACGGATCTGTTCTAGTATAAAatggatcaaaattgtcaacacatgattaaatttttcataaaagattCAAATGTGAGATGTAgagaattaaatttattgaaaaaaaaaaactaaatgtgTAAAGGGAATAagttacgggaccaaaaattTCAACGATTTATAGCtacaggaccaaaagtataatttttcttcaataaaaaaaaagtaatatttgcATCTCTGGTTAGAATAGTATATTGAtgaagaaaaagtaatttgtTAATCAGAATaagtgtatttttaaaattaatttattaatcaaaatcagtgtatttttaaaaattatttagtttctaacttcatatattaatggtcataataatgaatgaaatacaaaagtgaggaattaaaaaagttcaaaaagctttgaaacagaaaaataaagtaaaaaaaatatcttaatgaCAGTAAGCAAGATCTAATTCaggataattattatattaagtaTTTAGTTTGTAACTTTTAGTGTAAAATAGGTAGTTACTTTCATGTAGACCAAGAGGGGCAATTtagtaaaatgataataaaacaCGCCGAAAGCTTATTATGAGATCCAATAAAAACCCCATGGTAATAATTTTGGTTTGAGATAAAAGAGTTCGAAGATTTAGAACACAACAATTACTCACACAAAATCATACCTTATTATGGTGGTCTGAAATACATATATCGACAGAGCTCCAATCTGTACTTTTATAGATCCATGTGGTAGTATCTGAGCATTCAAAATCACGAGGACGTGCTTCGCAAGGCAGCTAAGAATGCTCGTTTTGGGTTTCCAGACTCTGAAGGAGGCAAGCGCTATAAATCCACGTGCAGCAGTCACACCTCGTTAGGAATAGCGATTCTCATTTCCAAGATAAAGTCAACCAAGATTTATGCCTTATTGATTGTCCAGGATATGTAAGGAATGTTGTATTCGCTTAGTTCAATCACCTATGTGATCAGCCTCTCGAAGGTATTGGGTTTGTCGAGAGTCTGTTTTAGCGGGTAAAACCTACAAGAGGTAAGAAAGAACTATAGCCTAAGTTTTCGAGTAGTGATGACCAAGGTAAAGGCTATTTTATCAATGGTTACCCTTCCGCTAATTTAGTATATTGCTAACATAGTAGATGGACATTTAGTGCCCCTCCTCCTCCCATATATACGAGGACCACCTAGGGGGTTGTCAATATGTGTGGGTAAAGAGTAGCTCATGGGAACGACTTAACTAAGAGGGGGATGcctatcaatattttttaagatctCCAAAGGAGCTTTGGCATTGCAATCCCCACTCCAACCTCTTTGCTTCTTTAATACATAGAAGAAGGACAAACTCTTTTCTGTGGATTTTGAGATAAATTGGTTTAGGACTGGTATTCTCCCAATGAGGCGTTGCACCTCATTGGTGTTAGAGGGAGCCTTCAAATCTAGTATCACCTTGATATTGAGGGGGTTTGCCTCAATACCCCTATTCGTGACCATGAAACCCAAGAACAACCCACCTTTTACTCCAAAAGTATACTTAGTCGAGTTGAGTTTTAGCTTGTACCTTCTTAGGACCTCGAATGTTCTTTGAGGTTAGTTACATAATCACTAGCTTTCTTACCTTTTATTGGAACATCATCCACGTATACTTTTATGTTCATCTATAGCTGGGGCCAGGAAAATCTTATCCACCAAGCATTGGTAGGTGGGCTTTGGCATTTTTGACCCCAATGGGAGTAGAACGTCCCTTCAGAGCTGATAAAGCTAATTAATCTCTTGTGGTCTTCAGGAGCAACATTATTTGGTCGTACCCCTAGGATCCATTCATCATGCTAAGAAGCTCACACCCAGAGATGGAGTCCACTAGTTCATCAATCCGTGGAAGTGAGTAGAAATCTGACATGTCCTATTGAGGTCCCTAAAGTCTATACACATAAGCCACTTATCTCCTAATTTAGGGACTAATGACACATTCTAGAGCCATTTTGGGGCATCCATGCAAATATGTCAACATTGCATTGGAGACATTGCACTAGTCCTTTTCTTATCCCTATTTCCAATTACGAGTAGTTTTCTCCGGTTCTCTAAGAATCAACTTAATGTTTAGTAATTCTTCTACATGTCCCCCTCAAGGGATAGCGCTTCTCCGAGCATCTTACAGATAATCTTTACGTAACATTTTTGAGCTTGTAACTAGTTCTCTTTTACTCCCCCTATTACCCCATGAACAGAGAAATTTATCTTCATATGAAATACAAATACCACCACTTAGAAGGTGTTGAATgtaggccttcctgatatcgcGCTATAAGTCAAAAGGATATCCACTACTAGAAACTTCATCATACATGTCCTCGTCCAAGCTTCCTCTCCGGGCGAGAAGGTTAGGGTTACCATTCCACAAGGGCAAACTAATTCTCCAACAAAGAGAGATGTCAATAGCCTCCAAGGGAATGCCCATGGATGTCAATCGGACTCCATAAACAAAGGAATGTCTAGCTAAATTTATAGTTTGCTAGCATAGGTGTAATAAATAGAGCATCACTATGAGCAATGCCAACCCAGGCCTCTCAGTGGGCCCAAATTTGATGATGGGGGGATCAACCATCGTCTCCACATCTAAGACATCCATGTGAATGCTCTTCTCTAACTCCCTTATCTGAGCTTTGCAAATCCTGTGAGAGCCTCACCCCAACAAGTCCTCTTGTAATCATACGAATGACCCCTTTCTAAGGGGGGTTAGATTCCTCAGAGCACCACTGTGCTGGGGGTTTATGCCCTTCTCACAATGGAGGTTCAGAATTGGCGTTCTCTTGTGACTTTCTTTTATAGTGTCGCACTTTTGATAAAGACCGGAGCCTTGTGTGTTTTCTCTACAGACGAGTTCCTACAGGTATCCATTTTAGATAAGTCTCTCTATCTCATTTTTCAAGTGTCTACACTCCTCCTTGGTCCGCTAGTATATATTGTGAAAAGGACAATATTTGTCAGATCGTGTCCGAGTAGGTCTATCCTTGTTCGTGTTCAGCATGCTATAATTCCTTTGTCTTCTACCACCATCAACGCTTGCGTCATGGGTGCGTTCAAGGGATTGTACAAGGGATACCCCCTCTGCAGGGGGGTTTTTTATCCAGAAACTCCATTTTTGGCTTCTTAGAGGATCCTTCCTCCTTGTGATCTTTCCTCTTCTCCCATCTAGGCTTCTTTCTATAAGCCTGGGCTTTCTCAATATTGATATGTTTCTCTACTCATGCCAAGAGGCTATCAAAGTCCAAAGTTGGTTTCTTAGTTAGTAATTTGGAGAAATCTCCATCCACCAATCCCTGGGAGAAGGTTTTGGCCCGTACCATTAGAGTAGCTGAGGGATCTCCTTGGTTGCAGCATTATAGTGTTGAAGGTGGCTCCTTTGGGACTCTAACTCCTTCTGTTGGACTGTGAAGATGCCCAAAGCTATCTTTTGGTGTCACTTGTTGCTAGCAAATtgatataataagaaaaaagtgaaactCTCAAAAGGTTTTGATCGAACCATAGGTAGTTGGTCGAACCACTGCTGGGTTGCGCGGGCAACATGGTGATGAATACTCGACAATTGATTCTATCCATATAGAAGTGAAGGAGAGCCGTGTTCTCGAACCGAGACAGATGCTCTTgggaataatttattttacctccttgtgttttcttaaaatagaaaaaacccCCTGTGTTTcgaaaataaactaaaacaaGCCTTGTGATTTGTAAAACTTAACCAAAAACATcccttatattaataattgatggAAGGTGCATTAGACGCTCTCATTTTGCATTTTGGAGTTTTTTCACCTACTTTTGACCTCAATCTCGAGTGTTTTGGATTAAAATGCCCTTATAGTCTCTATATATTTGACTTGGACATTTTTGACGTGTTTTGAGTGcctcttttacatttttatctattttaaaaattcaataattttaaaacatgtTTACTTAAAAGtacgaaaaagaaaaggtataaaatgaaaaattgagacAATCATTAAATAAGTTCCAATTTTGAATCGGtttgaaagaattaaaaattaagtccaaatataaatttcacaaacatAAGCTTTATAAtaagaaattcttttaaaaaataattattttatcaaattattatatataattctttaaaaaattaattattttttgaattattatatatataaattaaaaaaataattatatacttagCATTGCTattcaattttgaatgattttttaaaattttaaattaaaacccaATTGGATTttactctaaatttaaaattaccatTATTTTGACCATTCTAAAACTTCTTTTATCGCCCTACCATCAGGCCGATGGGATTTTTGGGGTGGGCGGGgagtttgagaaaaaattgcGATTAAACTAcatttgttttagttttaattaaaccAAGGGAAAATTTTGGTTGCTGAATTTTTGTGTAGTTAaacctcatatatatatatatatatatatatatatatatatatactaatcaaTAGTAGGACATCACAAGTACagttaagagaaaattttacacacgtgtaataaaatttgaagtagATATTAAAGTAGGctctattttcaatttatttacgcaaaaaaccaaaaggaaaaatgttGATACACGCCGCAGCTCGTATCACTATACACTTGATACAGTAAACCTCGACATCACCAGAGATTCAGCAGTTTGTAGAGTATGATTTCCCCATCAATCATCAAACCATCACCTGGATCACCTAAAAATATACATCTCTCATACAATTTCATTGTTATCTCCTCCTCAAATCCACCACCACAACACTGACATTGTCTGTGCTATGACGGGCCAGAGCCAGCTTCGTCAAGAGAATTGACGCGTCGGAGCATGCCCTGTCGGAGCTCTCTCCCGCCGCCGTCATGGGAGTTGCCTCCGGCGACGGTGGCAACCGAGACTGAAGGCACATTCGCGCCACCCCACATGCGGTTTCGTTGGATACTACATCCCACAGCCCATCGCTTGCCAGTATCAGACACTCGTCCCCCGCCGTTCGCTCTGTGATCGTCACCTCCGGCTCCGATATGACGTAGGGTTTCAAGTAATTGTCGCCTGTAGTTAAGAAGGAACGCAATGAGAATTTAGAATTGTTATCTTATTATTCAAGAGAGGTGTTCGATTATGGAAAACTCGGTCAGGATTCACTTACCGATTGCACGAGACATGGCTAAGACTCCAAGAACTCTTGGCCCGTCCCAAAATATTACTCGTCCACCGGCTTCTTGTATTCGGTTAAGTTCGTCAGGCCTGTCAGGCTGCAGATGGAACAGAACCCGCAAAGATTTTCAGGTTTTAATTCGACAACAAATCGCtgcttaaatatttcaaatttgtgcTACGATGAGCTTGATTTGGCAGTTAAAACCCACCTTGTGATCTACGGAAAGTGGAATCGCGACGCCGTTCCGGCAAAGAACGGCACGAGAATCCCCACAATTGGAGACGATGATCTTATTCGGGGCAAGCACAGCCACGATGGCTGTGGATCCGACGGCGTCGCACTGTGGGGTCTGCAGCTCGCACCGGCAGCTGGAGGTGGAGACGCCGGCGGCGCCTTCAGACCACTCCTTCACATCTTTATCCATCTTCGAGAAACTCAGAAACATCGCGCGCTCCCACGAAGAGTCGCCGTTTTCGCACTCGTTTTTCACTATTTCGTGCATCCTGTCCTTGCACCTGGTCGCCACCTGCAATCATACAATCGAAGTTGAATCAAATTTCCAACTCAGAAACTTCGTCAAGACCGAACCGAGTTcgaatttcaatttcattgcTTACATGTGAGCAGCCATGGCCGTCGAAGACTCCGAAGAAATGCAACCCACCCGGAGAATTACAGTTCTGGCCGCAGAAAGAAGGGTGAATAGAAACTGCATCTTCCATGTCTCTCCTCCTCCCGCAAACAGAGGTCGACCCGAATTTCGGAAGATCTTGAACAGCACCACCCTCAGTTTCCGACCTCGGCACCGCCGTCAGCCCGAAAGCCTTCGTTTCGGGTCCCATCCCCCCACTAGGCAACTGATTCATTTCCCCTCCCTTTTCCTCAACTTCAAAGCTCTGAACTCCATTCATGCACTCTCTTGACGCCGGAGAAACCGTAACCACCGCCTCGATCTTCTGCCTCTTCCTCTTTCCGCCGCTCTCAAGTGGCGGCGCCACCGCAGAATCGGTGGGCACAAAATTAAACTGGTGGATTTCCATCCTCCTCCTGGCGGATTTCGAGTTGGGCTCAGGCGGGGTCGTCTCCGTCTCGCTAATATTCACTCCACAGCACATACCAGCCATTGCTATAATCGAAACAGAGCTTATCCCTCTTAACTTCTTTGGGAAACAGAAGATTTAAGCcctataattttcaataacaaaacaagaaacccAGACCAAAAGGCAAGCCTTTTGTACTACCTATAATAGTTGAttgggggggtggggtggCGGGTTACGGGCGGCTGCCCGTCACCGTCTAGGTCAGGAAAGTGAAATGTACCCGACAGGCAACAGTTGTGTGACGTAGAAACACTGAATGTGAGAGCGAGATCTGGACCGTCCATTTGAGGTGGTGTTGGATCGTGCTCTTCACAAGACATACCACGTGTTGGGGAAGATTTATGAGGCAATACGTGGGCCAATGACAAACCAACACGGCGTCGTACAGATGGAGGGCCTTTGCTTTACTGACACGCAGTGCTTCAACTGGGTCCCGCCTTTGCCTGTTATTCGCTTTTTTCCGAAAAAAATTTGGGTGTGGGGGGGTGGGGTTGGAGGTCTTCTTACGAGGATTATCAACCACGTGGCAGGATCGTGGCGTACGAGATTCGTGTGTTAGTATGCTCTGTCACCCGCACCATGCGCGCGTGACATTAGCCGCGGGTGGAGTTTTCCATGAGAGTTAGAAGATTTCAATGATTTAAGCACGTACGATGCGTGtgtaagatttaaaattttataatattcacGGTAAATTTTAATGATCTGTTCAcaaatttctcataattattaattgttattatttaaaaattataaatatcttcagatgtttaataaaattatataatttttaaatcaaagtataaaatcattaattttggccgtaccttattttttattttgttaaaattaaaaatttataaaataaatcaaacgagatagatgaaaaaattataaagaatttatccacttatttcataaaaaaatatttttttaaaaaataaataaaattatagattttaatCCACAATgttattttggtcagttcaccataaaaaatgaatggggACCTAACGGATTGGGTTAATTATTAGACGACCGTTAAAATCAATGGGTATtggtaatatttcaaacaacaaggaaGTATTCGTAGttataccaaacctcatggaaggtcattgtaatttaccctaacatttatttaagcaattataaagaaaatttatattgtatcaatttttgaataccCAAATTTACCtcttaatacatttttttctattataacaaaattgattagaatagtaatttttccctcaattcatatttttctttcaacccACTGCTCCATATTTCTCTCACTCAttctatattcttttttctacaCAAAATATCATATACTTAATAAACCcacaattacaattttttctctctcactgtaatgctatttttttttcttttgtccttTTTGATAAATGAGTAGTACCTCTATCAACAGTAGAAACAACATCCCACGTATAAGGCGGTGTTCAAACTCATGACCTCTAACACCGTAAtgctattttttcttctcacaaacttttttctttttcctcaacTCACACCTTTCACTTGCTgctaaatatgtattaaaattgaccaaaatgtataatttaaacgcattgattaatgtatatataattaaattttagtccatacatattttttgacaataaataacatatatatatatatattatatttttatggtgTTTATATAATGGTACCAAATTAgcaatttgatttttgaaatataaaaaaatctaatatttcttacatttttaaaatttaatcttcTCTTGGTTATAATCATATTCCagtatcatttatttatttttttattttgacctaattctaatttttagaatttttaattctttttattgtttcaaattcttttgataAATCTTTATTAATGTCTCTTTATTATGTAAGGTATAtgtcttatttaattatacacacatatatactatctatttttatatatatttgaagggGCCGGGGCGGGTCTTTGACCCCAATTGTTCAATTTTTGAccaaaattttagattttaataattttgaattatttaattatctagAAAAAACCGAATtggttgatttaattttagaaagaattaatttgttttaaaaaatgaattaataacaAACTAAATCCCTAAAATTTTGCATGATAAAACCTAATTGATTGGTTTAATTTTAGCAGAATTTCTAATTTCTTGTGTTAAGAAAGttgaattatcaaattaaatcctACAAACTTGCATGAACATTAGAATACCCtaatgaagaaatttatatgttattattatttggctttacctttttatatgttttgattCGGATCAAAATCTGCGCGATTATCCTGATCGGATGAACTGATCTTCCAATCGATTCAAGTTAGCTACTTCTTCCAAACTAATATAAGgtcataagaaaaaagaagcagGTCATTAGGTTTGCTGGGGTGACCCCCAACTAAAACTctctgatgcttaagtcagtgcTTGGTATCAAGGTCGTGTAAGTAGGTCGCTGTCGAGCTAGCGAGTTTGAACGATCTAAAGTAAAAAGGTTAGTAAAAACAGCGTACCACAAAATATACTGAGCATGAAGTATTTATAGCTTACAAGAAGGGATTCTGTTGTCCAATAGATATCTGGCACATGTCCCCGTTTGTCAGGGACAGGTCGTTGGACCCGACTCGATTAGGAAGACGCGGGTCTTTCAGGTAAAGTTGCAATTCTGAGGCATTTTAGGGAcagaataattttttcagacaaaattagaattatgCCCATCAATgttatttttcctcttttttgatttcatgaaatatttaattaaggtTTCGGAATAGTTTAtcataatatcaattattattttcactgATAATTTGTTTCTCCACACACATTCAGAGTATTCATTTGTCAAAATTGTTTtcctttgataatttttatttacttatttttccCCAATAAAAAGacatttactcatttttttc
This region of Sesamum indicum cultivar Zhongzhi No. 13 linkage group LG4, S_indicum_v1.0, whole genome shotgun sequence genomic DNA includes:
- the LOC105160949 gene encoding protein phosphatase 2C 37, with product MAGMCCGVNISETETTPPEPNSKSARRRMEIHQFNFVPTDSAVAPPLESGGKRKRQKIEAVVTVSPASRECMNGVQSFEVEEKGGEMNQLPSGGMGPETKAFGLTAVPRSETEGGAVQDLPKFGSTSVCGRRRDMEDAVSIHPSFCGQNCNSPGGLHFFGVFDGHGCSHVATRCKDRMHEIVKNECENGDSSWERAMFLSFSKMDKDVKEWSEGAAGVSTSSCRCELQTPQCDAVGSTAIVAVLAPNKIIVSNCGDSRAVLCRNGVAIPLSVDHKPDRPDELNRIQEAGGRVIFWDGPRVLGVLAMSRAIGDNYLKPYVISEPEVTITERTAGDECLILASDGLWDVVSNETACGVARMCLQSRLPPSPEATPMTAAGESSDRACSDASILLTKLALARHSTDNVSVVVVDLRRR